The following DNA comes from Peribacillus sp. FSL E2-0218.
AATCCTACTTTTGAAGTTGGCAGTCAAGTGATTATCAAAACCGGTCATATGGAAAGCATGAAGGGTGCAAAAGCAACGATAGTGGGCGCTTATGATACGACGGCTTACGCTGTATCGTATACACCTACAACCGGTGGGGAAAAGGTCAAAAATCATAAATGGATCATTCAAGAAGAGATTGAAGGTGCAGGCGAGGAAACGTATGAACCGGGAGCGGAGGTTATAATCAAGGCTTCTCATATGAAAGGGATGGATGGCGCGGTCGCTCATATCGAAACGGCAGAAAATACGACAGTGTACATGGTTGATTTCACACCGACTTCGGGAGGAGAGACAGTGAAGAACCATCAGTGGGTAACGGAAAGTGAGTTATCGGCTGCTGAGTGATATACATCGGCTCATATAGAAGAGGAGTGGCTTTAAGCCATTCCTCTCAGACTGTAGACAAACTCGATGAAAATCGAGTTTGTCTATTTTTATGGCCTGTACAATTTAGACGTTGATTTCCACTCCAGGCACTCGCTTTCCGCGGGCGGTCGGGGAGCCTCCTCGGCTTTGCCTGCGGGGTCTCCCCTAGACGCGCTTTTCCCGCAGGAGTCTCGAACACCCGCTCCAATCAACTTTGTCTTACCTTTTAGATAGAACACTTTTGACTGGAGTCATTTTTGTTTTAAAATTGAAGGATTAAAACTTGAGGTGATGAGGATGCTTTCTAAACATGATTCTATTCAGCGAGATCAACTTGAAATGATTACTTTAGATCAACTGGTGCCACCGAACCATTTGGTTCGTAAAATGGAGGCTGCCATTGACTTCACTTTCATTTATGACTTGGTGAAAGATATGTACTCAGAGGTAGGACGCCCAAGTATTGATCCAGTTATTTTAGTTAAACTGACTTTCATTCAATATACCTTCGGTATTCGTTCCATGCGTAAAACGATTGAAGAAGTTGAAACCAATATGGCTTACCGTTGGTTCTTAGGCTATGGTTTCCATGATAAAGTACCTCATTTCTCTACGTTCGGAAAAAATTATGAGCGACGCTTTAAAGATACAGACCTGTTTGAACAGATTTTCTGTCGCATTTTAATGACAGCTGCTAATAAAAAGGTAATAAGTGTAGAACACGTTTTCGTGGATTCCACACATGTGAAAGCCAGTGCGAATAAACGGAAATTTGAAAAGAAAATCGTTCGTAAAGAAACACGAGCGTATCAAGGACGTCTTCAAGAAGAAATCAATCAAGATCGTGAAAACCATGGAAAGAAGCCTTTTCCACCAGATAAATTTGATAAGGAAGAAACCAAAGCAATTAAAGAAAGTACTACGGATCCTGAGAGTGGCTACTATGTGAAAGATGAACGAACAAAACAGTTTGCCTATTCATTCCATGCTGCCGCAGATGCCGCTTATAAAACACCAGCGATTACAAGCTACCTATTTAACAAAGAAATCACACCTGCTTTACCCTATACACGTCCTCGTACAAAAGAAGGATTCTTTCGCAAACATGACTATGTTTACGATGAACACTTTGATTGTTACCTTTGCCCTTCGGGAGAAACTTTAAAGTACTCAACAACAAATAAAGAGGGCTATCGCGAGTACAAATCGCCCAAACAAATTTGTGCAACATGCTCATTTTTATCACGGTGTACGGAAAGCAAAGACCATCAAAAAGTAGTGACACGGCATATCTGGCAAGCATATGTGGAAGAAGCAGATCATCTGCGTCATCATCAAGAGGTAAAACCTATATATGCGAAACGCAAAGAAACGATTGAGCGTGTATTCGCAGATGCAAAAGAAAAGCATGGTATGCGTTGGACTACTTTAAGGGGACTTAAAAAGCAGGCGATGCTTACTTTCGCTGCCATGAATGTAAAGAAGATGGCCACTTGGACATGGCAAGGTCCTAAAATGGCTTAACATAGTGGCTCGAAGAGCCTAAATCTCGTAACCTTTTGTCTACAAACTGAGAGGAGTGGCTTTAAGCCATTCCTTTTTTTGACTGTAAGTAAACTCCCAGGAGTTTGCCCATTCTCGTAATGTCCGTTGCTTTCGACTCTAAGCAATGGCTTTGGAAGACCTGCGCCTTCAATTCCATTCTTTTGTTTGTGAATAGGTTCTAAGGAAATTGATTGCGGCGTTCCCGTTAATATCTGGTAATATGAAATGGTCAAATATTAAAGGTGGATGTGGTGGTGATTTTATGGGAACGGGGCTAGAGATAAGGCCTTTCAGGGAAAAAGATCTTGCAGCGCTGAACGATTATTGTTTGCCTTTGGAACAAGCAATCTATACATCGCTGCCCTTGAAAGTCATTGAAGACTTCAGGAGGGATACGTATAATCTTCCGAAGATGATCTGGTTGAATGATGATTTGGTAGGGTGTTTTGCCCTATATACAAATAAGGCGGGAAATCAATATACAAGAAATGAGAACGCCATTCTCCTTAAATCATTCTCCTTGGATTCACGCCACCAGAAAAAGGGGCTGGCATTTGTTGCTTTGAAAAAATTGCCGGAGTTAATAAAACGAGAGCATCCGGATAAAAATGAGATCATTCTCACGGTGCACCATACGAATGTTCCAGCAATAAACTTATACGTGAAAGCCGGTTTCGTTGATAAGGGCAACAGATTTACCGGGGAAGCCGGCGAGGAATGGGTTTTCCATTATGTTCTTGAATAAAGCAGCTTTCGTTCCTTTCCGTAATATATAGAGGATTGTCCTGAGTATCTTTCCTGTTCGAATCCTTACAATCCATCAAAAGAACTGTGGACTAACCAGATTTCTAGCGAAGGTTTGTCCACAGTCAGTATTATATTCAAATCACCAAAATCCCATAGATTTCTTCAGACGGTATATGGATAAACGAGGAAAGCTTCGAAGAGATATCATGAACATAAATCCCGCAGTCCAGTAATACGTTCGTATGTTTTGTTAATAAAATCGGTATATGTCTACTTTCACTTTGGCCGATAACCATCATTTGATTATTAACTGCTAAACCGCGAGTATACCCAAGACATTTAAAAATTTCTTCTTCATTCCTCTTTACCAGGAATTCACCTGAAACACAATAATACAGATTATGATCATGATGTAAAACACTGTGAGGTTGAAATAATTTATCATGACATATTTTAACCACTTTTCTTTCCTCTAAAGAGTATTCCAGAATCACACCTCTGGGGATTGTTTTATGAGGGAAATAGCTTGCGAAGGAGGTCAATTTTTTCTTTGGAGGATTCGAGAACATGGATACATATAACGTTTCATTCACTATATACAAATCGTTGACGTGGGAAACATCGTCATTTTCCGGTGAAAATCTAATTTCATCGATTCTTTCCAAGTCATTTTTTAAACTATAAATACCAATTGAGTTAGTTTTAGTTTCAACAATATAAGCTTTGTCGTTGTCTATGGCGATGCCATGTAAATCTAAGTCTGTAGATAAAGGTTTATTTTTTATTACCTTTAAGTTTTCATCCAAAATAAAGATTCCATGCAAATTTGAGATTACGACAAAAGAGCTGCCGTATTTTGTAATACCTGTGCATCCAACGTCTAACACCTTTTTCATTTCATATTGTTGATGTTTTATATCGACTAAATAAAGACCGCCTTTATGATTGCAGCATGAAATCAACAATTTACAATCGTCTATGGGTATCATGTAAGGTTGCCCCTCCTTGATGGGATGATTCCTTTTTCATATAGTATGATTTTTTTTCGTTATGGTTTGGACTAGCTAGTAGGATAATAGTGGATGTTGCTGCTGATTTATAAAATCTGTTCATTTAAGAGGATTTTCCTTTTATTTCCCTGAATATCGATTCCGTTCCAATCAGCGGCAGGATAATTCTCTGAAGAAATAGAATATATGTAGAGTTGAATGATGCGGATCAAAAAAGCGCTGGTTGTGGATGGGCCCTAAACGGAGACTTTTAGAAGATGCTATATAAAACGGATAAAAACAACAGGGAATTGCACATGAATGGAAGCTTTATGGCGTGCGTCCCAGTTAAGTTCATTGCCATTCTACAGGAAGTATGGCTTTACTGGTTCACCTAATATTAAGGGGGAAGAAATGATGGAGGAGACTGTGCAAAAAGCGATTCAAGATGAATATCCCGACGACTTTGCCTGGTGTTATGGATGTGGCCGATTAAATGAAAAAGGCCATCATTTTCGGACAGGCTGGCATGGCGAGCATACCAGGACGATATATCGGCCGCTTCCGGAGCATATGGCCATTCCCGGGTTTGTATACGGTGGCGTGATTGCCTCGCTAATTGACTGTCATGGAACTGGTTCGGCTGCTTTGGCACTGCATCGAAAAAACGGCCATGATATAGGAGACGGGACCGAGCCTCCAAGGTTTGTGACAGCTTCACTGAATGTGGAGTTCGTAAGGCCAACCCCGAACGATGTCCGATTAATGGCCGTTGGCACCATTCATGAGATACACCCGAAGAAGTGGAGAATCGAAACCGAAGTATTTGCACATGATACAATTTGCGCTCGCGGAGAGGTTGTGGCAGTCGTAATGCCAAGCACTTTTACAACTAAAGGGTAGCGCAAGGGGAAGCCTTACGATTCACGCATGAAGGCTTTTATATGGAAGGATAGGGGACCGTCCAACTTTTTGGACGGTTATTTAGTGTATGTAAGTGCTCATTTCAAGCCGGTTAAGGTTCAAATGTTACCTCTTACCGGAAAATGGAAACTAACTTTTGGATTTCTCAATATACTTTAACTATAAGCTAAAGGGAGGCACCGCATATGAAGATAAAGGTAGAGATAGATGAGGAGGTCAAGGCGATAGAAGTGCTTATCCGCAACAATGCTTGGAATGAGGAAGTGGAGCAATTGATGGAGCGTTTAAAAGAAAGGAAAAGGCCGTATTTTGTTGGGAGGAAGGAAGACATGCAGCATGTATTCCGGACGGAGGAAATCATCTGCTTGTTCACGGAACAGGATTCGATTATGGTACGGACAAAACAAGGGACTTTCGAAATGAGAGAGAGATTATACGAGCTTGAAAGGGAACTTCCAAGTAACCAGTTTGTGAGGTTGTCCAAGTCAGTGATTGCCAACTTAGATGAGTTAAGCAGATTCGAGGCGTCCTTCAATGGAACATTATGTGTATATTTTCGGTCAGGGGAGAAGGAATATGTTTCACGGCACTACGTTCAAGGAATCAAGAAAGCATTTCAATGGAAAAGGAAGGGATTATGATGAAAACACTATTGATCCGGAGCTTTGTTGGGATTTGCTTTGGAGCGCTTGTGATGGTGCTGATATGTTTTGGCGTCATCGGCTTTGGAGGGGTCGATGCTTTGGACAGTGACCTCTTTGTGAAAAATGCGATAGGCTGTCTATTATGTGGCTGGTTTTTCAGCACGGCAACCATCATTTTCGAGGTCGAAAAATGGAGCTTATTATTTCAGACCATCCTGCACTTCTTCACTGTCACCGTACTTTATTTCCTGCTCTCCTTTTTTGTCGGATGGATTCCCTTCTCTTTTAAAGGATTAATGACTGGAATAGCGATTTTCCTGCCTTTCTATGGGATCATCTGGATTATTTTTTATCTTTATTTCCGCCATCAAGTGAAAATGCTGAATGATGGATTGGATGAGAGAGGGAAATGAAGGAGAGACCAAAATTTAGATAAACCAAGGTGAGCCACTTTTTCAGCGGCTCACCTTGGTTTGAAATGTTTCACGGTACCTTTTCGTTCCATAGTCAGTGATAAATCGTAATATTCTAAATATTTAATGTCAACGCTTACAAAACGTATTGACGGATGAAAAGTCAGGTGATATTCTAATTATAGAAATATTTGGTTAGTTTACTAAACTAATTAAAAAAAGGTTGCGTTTGATTGTAAGGGCTTTCAAAGAAGGGGATGGCAAGGTGCTTTATTAGGTTACACCATACATGATTATTTCTTCCAAGAAAAAAAACCTGATGAATCAGTAATTTCTATTGGTATGGGGGGATGGAGATGGGTCAATTAGAAAGGTTGGAGTCCGTTGGCAAAGATGCTGCGATCGGGGAAGTCAGAAAATTCGGAATGCGTGATAAGGTCGGCTATTTATTCGGGGATTTTGGAAATGATTTTTTCTTTATCTTGGTAAGCTCCTTTTTAATGGTTTATTATACTGATATTTTTCATATCAGTGCTGCAACGGTAGGAATCCTTTTTTTGATAGCGCGGCTATGGGATGCGGTTGCTGATGTTACCTGGGGCCGTTTCATTGATACAAGAAAGCCAAGCAGGCATGGGAAATTCAAACCTTGGATTTTCCGGATGTCCTTCCCTTTAGTCGTATCCGGAGTATTGATGTTCGTGAAAATCCCAGGCATGTCAGATGGTTTTTATATGGCTTGGGCCTTTGTCACCTACATTGTGTGGGGAACTTTGTATAGCACGGTTAACATTCCATATGGCTCAATGGCTTCGGTCATTACAAGCGACCCTGTCGAGCGAACATCATTATCCACTTTCAGGACAATGGGCGCGATGCTCGCCAGTTTAATCATAAACGTAGCGGGACCATTGATTCTTTTCGTGGATAATAAGGCAGAACCCAACCGTTTTCTGCTTGGAGCCATCATTTTTGGCATTCTTTCCATCACTTGTTATATGGCCTGTTATAAATTATCGACTGAACGGTTCAGTGCCCCCATTAATCAAGTGCAAAAAACTTCTTTAAAGAAGTCCGTAAAAGGAATAGTCAAAAACGGTCCTTTATTGTCCATCCTTTGTGCATCTTTGATTTTCATGATCTGTACGATGCTGATAGGAGCGATTAACGTTTACTTATTTAAAGATTATTTCAGCAATGCTTGGGCCCTGAGCATTATCGGCTTCGTTCAAACCGCTGCCGTATTCCTGGCCATGCCGATAGCAAAACCATGCGTGGCAAAGTTCGGTAAAAAAGAAACGGCGTCCATGGGAATGCTGCTTGCGGGAGTAGTATATGGTCTTTTGTACTTCTTGCCGAACCTATCCGCTATGCAATTCATCATCATATCTGCGATAGGGATGTTTGGCTTTGGATTCTTTAATATCGTGGTGTGGGCATTTGTAACGGATGTAATCGACTATCATGAATATTTGACGGGGCTTCGCGAAGATGGAACGGTCTATTCGATCTATTCTTTCGCTCGTAAAGTAGGGCAGGCAATTGCAGGAGGAATTGGCGGTTTTGCAATAGCAATGGTCGGTTACGATGCAACACGCGAAGCACAAACACAGCAAGCACTTGATGGAATCCATGCATTGGCAACATTGGCTCCCTCGGTGATTTATATCGTCGTTTTCTTGATATTGGCCTTCCTTTATCCATTGAACAAAAAAAGGACCCTTCAATTGGCTGAAGACTTGGCTGAGAGAAGAAGCGGTATGGAATAATGAAAAACTCCCCTTTCTGGCAACATCGAAAGGGGAGTTTTTTTTCAGGACTTATTCTGCTGGCTGATTTCGTAAGATAGATTCAGGATCGGAACATCAAGGAATTTTTTAATCGCCAAGGCACATGCACCCATGACACAGGATTTTTTACCCATTGCCGATAAAGTGATTTCACGGTAATGGCTAATGGAGGAGGTAAGATTATTGCTGATTTTGGTTATGGAATCAGGATATATTCGCAGCAGCTCGCTGTCCAATACGAGGACATCGGGATTATACATATTGATGAGGTTGTTAATGCCAATCGATATATAGTAAATGAAACGGTCCATAACCTTATGTACCGCTGCATCGCCTTCATCAATCATCCTTTGAATATGCTCATATGTTAGGTTGGGTATTTTTTTTTCTTCAGATAAATATTCAAATATACTCGATTCCGAAGCATACTTCTCCCAGCAGCCTTTATTGCCGCAATTGCACGGTTTGCCGTCCGGAACAACGATCATATGGCCGATTTCCCCAGCGAATCCATCATGTCCGCGAAAAAAATCATCCTTCATCATCATTCCAAGGCCAATTCCGGAATGAAATGTTGTGCTGAGCAGATTGTTCGCTTCATGATGCACGAATATCCGCTCGGCAAAAGCACTTAAATTAGCATTGTTTTCTAGATGGACATCCATTTGACATTCCGTTTCAATCGCACTTTTCAAATCGATATCATGCCATTTGAAGCGCGGGACATAGTGAATGATTTCATCTTTTCCTACAAGGCCGTGAATGGCAATGACGACCCCGACGATGCCATAGCGACTGTCAGCATAGGTCGCTTTGAGCTGCTTAATCGTTTCAATTACCACTTGGAGAACCTCCGAATAGTCCGTCGTCGATAATTCTTGGATGGAGGAGGTGATACAATTCCCCAGCAGATCGCTTAAAGTGAAGGAAATCCGCCCATAATCAATGTCGATCCCGAGAGCATATCCTGCTTGGCCGTTTAAGGAGAGCATGATGGGTTTTCGGCCGACGCCGGTATATTCCAGTTGTGTTTCCACGATTAAGTCTTCTTCCAATAAGTCTGCAACCTGTGCTGAGATGGTGGCCCTTGTTAAATCCGTAGCCTTGGACAAATCGGCCCTCGATATCATGCCTTCCTTTATTATTTCCTTAATAATCAATGCGCGATTGATCTTTTTGATATATGCTGCATCACCGGTTATCATAAAAATCCTCCCATTTTGGCAACAACTTTTTGGATATATGACCATTATAACAGTTTCGGGATCGTCATTTAGGATTTGATTTTTGCACACAGAAAGAGTTAATTGACGGAAAAGTGAAAAAATGATAAATTATTCATATATTTAATTAGTTTAGTAAACGAATTAAATAAGTTGCGTGAAGTTCCTGAGTTGCTAAATGAAAGGGCTTACAGATTGAATGGTACTTAAACTTTTATGAATGGATCAGGAGGGAAATATATGAAAGCCTTTTTGGATGAACATTTCTTGTTAAATACGGACACTGCCATTGAATTGTACAAAAATGCCGGTGTGGATTTGCCAATTTTTGATTTTCACTGTCACCTGTCCCCACAAGAGGTGTGGGAAAATAAACCGTATGAAAGCATTACGCAATTGTGGCTGGGTGGCGACCATTATAAATGGCGGGCGATGCGCATGCAAGGCATTGGCGAGCGATATATTACTGGTGATTGCAGCGATTGGGAGAAGTTTGCCGCATGGGCGGAAACGATGCCTCACTTAATAGGCAATCCTCTGTATCATTGGGCGCATATGGAGTTGAGAATGTTTTTTGGCATCGAAAAAATCCTGAGTCCAAAAACTGCACGTGAAATTTATGATGAGTGTAATGACAAGCTTTCCAGGCAAGAGTTCAGGCCCAGATCATTTATCGAAAAATCGAACGTTACATTTATCGGGACGACGGATGATCCTGTCTCGGAGCTTGAATTTCATCAGTCGTTGAATGAGGATGATTCCTTTCATATAACCATTGCTCCAACTTTCCGTCCTGATGGAGCGCTATTCGTGGAACGTCCTGATTTTAATAGCTGGATTAAAAAACTGGAAAAAGTAACGAGCATTGAAGTGAATTCAATAGAAAAGCTAATAAATGCGCTTAAGCATCGGGTCAACTATTTTCATGAAAACGGTGGGAGGGGATCGGATCATGATATTCAGAAAATGGTATATGTAGATTCCACTAAAGAAGAAGCGGATATCATCCTGAAGAAGCGGTTGAATGGCCAGCAGCTATCAACGGAAGAGCTGGATGCTTACCGATCCTTCTTAATGAAGGAGCTCGGGAAAATGTATGCCCAAAAGCAGTGGGTCATGCAGCTGCATATGGGGGCGATGAGGAATAACAACACGAAGATGAAAGAACGGGTTGGCACCGACAGCGGGTTCGACTCGATCGGCGAGGCCAATTTGGCGGAAGGATTATCCCGTTTTCTTGATGCACTTGATCAAGAGGAGGCACTGCCAAGAACCGTATTATTCAACTTAAACCCAAAAGATAATCCGATTCTTGCAGGAATGGTCGGGAACTTCTGTGAAGAAGGGATTGCCGGAAAGGTACAATTTGGGTCAGGCTGGTGGTTTAATGACCACATAGATGGAATGGAGAAACAAATGAAGGAACTGGCGAATGTCGGACTCCTGAGCCATTTTATTGGTATGCTGACTGATTCCCGAAGCTTCCTTTCTTATGCCCGCCATGATTATTTCCGTAGGATTCTTTGCAACATCCTAGGAGATTGGACGGAGCAAGGACTGATGCCGGATGATAAAGAGCTGCGTGAACAAATGGTCAGGAATATCGGTTATTACAATGCCGAAAAATATTTTACGAAACGGTAAAAACATAGCGATGTTTTTCCTCTTTGTTGGTTTATTTAATTGATCGCGGGAGTTTAAGAATACTGTTTTTTATGATAAAGGAGTGTTGGAAATGTTATACCCAATCGTAACCGAGACGAGAAACCTCATCGACCTTAATGGTGTTTGGAACTTTAAATTGGATCCGGGCTTCCATGAGGATTGGAAAGACGAAAAATTATTGGGTACAATGACGATGGCCGTCCCTGCTTCCTTCAATGATGTAGGAGTTACAAGTGAAATCCGTAATCACGTTGGCTGGGTCTGGTATGAACGTGAATTTACCTTACCGGTCTCCCTTGCGTCGGAGCGTATTATAGTAAGATTCGGTTCGGCAACACATGTTGCAAAGGTATATGTAAATGGAGAGCTGGCAATTGAACATAAAGGCGGATTCCTCCCGTTTGAAGCAGAAATCAATCCCTTTTTAACCCCTGGGAAAAACCGGCTGACGGTCGCCGTAAACAATGTTGTCGACCATACCACATTGCCGGTCGGAACTTATTCGGAAAAAGAAGTTGCTGGCATTGGAAAAGTAATCCGCAATATGCCTAATTTCGACTTTTTCAACTACGCTGGGCTGCAACGTCCGGTAAAGATCTATACAACACCTCGCACGTACATTAAAGATGTAACGATAGTGACAGAATTGAGTGGAGAAATAAGCTATACAGTAAAGACAGCAGGGAAATCGGAGATTAATGTCAGCGTGATGGATGAGTCAGGTGAAGTTGTTGGCACGGCAGCTGGTGCCTCAAATGCAATCATGGTCAAGGATGCGAAGCTTTGGGAGCCGTTGAATGCCTATTTATATACGTTGAATATAGAACTATCCGAAGATGGAGAAATGGTAGATCAATATGAACAGCCCTTTGGGATCAGGACAGTTGAGGTGCAAAATGGGAAATTCCTCATCAACGACAAGCCCTTTTATTTTAAAGGCTTTGGTAAGCATGAAGATACACCGATCCATGGCAGGGGGTTCAATGAAGCAGGAAATGTAATGGATTTCAAGCTAATGAAATGGATGGGCGCCAATTCATTCCGGACCTCCCATTATCCTTATTCTGAAGAATTGATGCGTCTTGCCGACCGTGAAGGCATCGTTGTCATTGATGAATCGACGGCCGTTGGTGTCCATTTGAACTTTATGGCAGTACTGAACGGACAAACAAATAAGAAGAGCACATGGCAAGCAATCAAAACGTTTGAGCATCATCAAGACGTTATGAGAGAGCTGATAGAACGCGATAAGAATCATCCTTCAGTCGTGATGTGGAGTATCGCGAATGAACCTGCTTCAGAGGAAGAGGGGGCATATGAATATTTTAAACCGTTAGTCGACTTAACGAAGGAGTTGGACCCGCAAAGAAGGCCAGTTACAATCGTTACTCATCTAGGTGCAACGCCAAAAACCGACAAAGTTGCTGACTTGATTGATGTCCTTGCATTGAATCGCTATTACGGCTGGTATATTGACGGCGGGGACCTTGATTCGGCAAAAGCGAAGCTGCGTGAGGAATTTGAAGGCTGGAATGAAAGATGTCCCGAAAAGCCAATTATGATGACGGAGTATGGAGCGGATACAGTGGCCGGTTTCCATGATGTAGATCCGGTCATGTTCACCGAAGAATACCAAGTGGAATATTTAAAAGCCAATCATGAAGTTTTTGATGAATTCAATAATTTTATCGGCGAACAAGTTTGGAACTTCGCGGACTTCGCAACGAGTCAAGGGATCATGCGTGTCCAAGGCAATAAAAAAGGAGTCTTTACCCGAGAGCGAAAACCGAAGCATGCTGCTCATGAGTTACGCAGGCGCTGGACGGAAATTCCTGATTTCCACTATAAGAAATAAGGTGGGTGCACTTCCGGAGTTGTCTGGGAAATAAGGGCGAAACAAGTGTTGAAGCAGGCTTTAAAAGTGAATTCGAAAGCATCAGGATATTCCCTGGTGCTTTTGTGCAAGAATGATAGCATTTGCCTGATAATATTTTGCAAAAAGCAATATCAGTCAAAAATAAAGAATTATTCAGCTTTTTAGGAGAATGCTTTTTTAATAGGGCTCCGATAAAATAAACGGAGGGAAAGTAATGAATTGATAGCGCTTACTTTGCGAGGTGTTTAGTGTAATGAATGATCATCTACCATCTTTTTATCCAGGCCAGCCTATGGGGGATTGGATCAATTCCTTTTACCGAGTGCATGGGGTGGAGGCGCACCCATTCAACTTTCACTCACATCATGAGTATGAGATTTACTTTTTTCATTCAGGGGATTGCCGGTATTTAATCAACAACCGGATCTATGATTTACAGCCGGGGGATATCATTCTTTTGGATGGCATGACCTTGCATAAACCTAATCCGCAGCCAGGAAGTACTTACATAAGAAGCATGATTCACTTTTCACCAATTTGGCTGCAAGAGTTGTTAGTTATCCTTGGCACCCCAAATTTGCTTGATCCCTTTCAGAAGCTTAACAATTGCTTGCTGCGGACAGGTTATGATGAAGCCGGGATTTGTGTGGACGAAGGATTAAAAAGGATCAGCGGCCTTATTGCTAATCAAGAGGCAGAACTGCAGCAAAAAGGTAAAAAAAGTAACACGAGTGAAGCGGAAATAAAACTGGAGCTTGTTCAATTACTGGTGAAAATCTATAAAATGAGCCATAAAGAATTAGCTCAGCATTCCAACAAAAGGACCGAAAAGGAGCATCATGCTGAGGGAATTGCCTCTTGGATCAATGATCACTATACCGAAAAAGTAAGTTTGGATCGACTGGCCAATGAAATGAATCTTAGTAAGTATTACGCATCCCACGTTTTCAAGGAAGTAACTGGGTTTACCGTCATGGAATATGTGATGGGCTGCCGGTTTAACCAGGTGAAGTATTTGCTGGAAATGGAACCTGACCAAACGCTTGGGGAGATCTCCCGGGCAACGGGTTTTGAAAGTATTGCTCACTTCAGCAGGTTTTTTAAAGAAAAATCTGGCGTGACGCCATCACAATATCGTAAAAATAGACTGAACATTGGGATATCTTGAGGGGGAGGGGGAAATCTAAATGAATCCAAATCTATTGATATCAGGATTTTCCGATGAAATTTCATCGGATTTTGATATACAGCTTGAAACGGTTGCAAAGCTTGGAATAAAGTATATTTCTTTACGTGGCATTGACGGGAGAAACATAGGGGATTTTTCAATCGAAGACATAAGAAGGACGGTACTTCCTAGACTCCAAAAAGCAGGCATAGGTGTATCTTCCATCGGATCGCCAATCGGAAAGATCTTTATAAATGATGAAGCAGGTTTTTTGGAACAAAGGCGGATGCTGGAGGTTATTTGTCAAATAAGCATCCTGCTTGACTGCAAATATATCCGCGTTTTCAGTTTTTATATTCCAAACGGGGAG
Coding sequences within:
- the uxaC gene encoding glucuronate isomerase codes for the protein MKAFLDEHFLLNTDTAIELYKNAGVDLPIFDFHCHLSPQEVWENKPYESITQLWLGGDHYKWRAMRMQGIGERYITGDCSDWEKFAAWAETMPHLIGNPLYHWAHMELRMFFGIEKILSPKTAREIYDECNDKLSRQEFRPRSFIEKSNVTFIGTTDDPVSELEFHQSLNEDDSFHITIAPTFRPDGALFVERPDFNSWIKKLEKVTSIEVNSIEKLINALKHRVNYFHENGGRGSDHDIQKMVYVDSTKEEADIILKKRLNGQQLSTEELDAYRSFLMKELGKMYAQKQWVMQLHMGAMRNNNTKMKERVGTDSGFDSIGEANLAEGLSRFLDALDQEEALPRTVLFNLNPKDNPILAGMVGNFCEEGIAGKVQFGSGWWFNDHIDGMEKQMKELANVGLLSHFIGMLTDSRSFLSYARHDYFRRILCNILGDWTEQGLMPDDKELREQMVRNIGYYNAEKYFTKR
- a CDS encoding glycoside-pentoside-hexuronide (GPH):cation symporter; amino-acid sequence: MGQLERLESVGKDAAIGEVRKFGMRDKVGYLFGDFGNDFFFILVSSFLMVYYTDIFHISAATVGILFLIARLWDAVADVTWGRFIDTRKPSRHGKFKPWIFRMSFPLVVSGVLMFVKIPGMSDGFYMAWAFVTYIVWGTLYSTVNIPYGSMASVITSDPVERTSLSTFRTMGAMLASLIINVAGPLILFVDNKAEPNRFLLGAIIFGILSITCYMACYKLSTERFSAPINQVQKTSLKKSVKGIVKNGPLLSILCASLIFMICTMLIGAINVYLFKDYFSNAWALSIIGFVQTAAVFLAMPIAKPCVAKFGKKETASMGMLLAGVVYGLLYFLPNLSAMQFIIISAIGMFGFGFFNIVVWAFVTDVIDYHEYLTGLREDGTVYSIYSFARKVGQAIAGGIGGFAIAMVGYDATREAQTQQALDGIHALATLAPSVIYIVVFLILAFLYPLNKKRTLQLAEDLAERRSGME
- the uidA gene encoding beta-glucuronidase translates to MLYPIVTETRNLIDLNGVWNFKLDPGFHEDWKDEKLLGTMTMAVPASFNDVGVTSEIRNHVGWVWYEREFTLPVSLASERIIVRFGSATHVAKVYVNGELAIEHKGGFLPFEAEINPFLTPGKNRLTVAVNNVVDHTTLPVGTYSEKEVAGIGKVIRNMPNFDFFNYAGLQRPVKIYTTPRTYIKDVTIVTELSGEISYTVKTAGKSEINVSVMDESGEVVGTAAGASNAIMVKDAKLWEPLNAYLYTLNIELSEDGEMVDQYEQPFGIRTVEVQNGKFLINDKPFYFKGFGKHEDTPIHGRGFNEAGNVMDFKLMKWMGANSFRTSHYPYSEELMRLADREGIVVIDESTAVGVHLNFMAVLNGQTNKKSTWQAIKTFEHHQDVMRELIERDKNHPSVVMWSIANEPASEEEGAYEYFKPLVDLTKELDPQRRPVTIVTHLGATPKTDKVADLIDVLALNRYYGWYIDGGDLDSAKAKLREEFEGWNERCPEKPIMMTEYGADTVAGFHDVDPVMFTEEYQVEYLKANHEVFDEFNNFIGEQVWNFADFATSQGIMRVQGNKKGVFTRERKPKHAAHELRRRWTEIPDFHYKK
- a CDS encoding ROK family transcriptional regulator — protein: MITGDAAYIKKINRALIIKEIIKEGMISRADLSKATDLTRATISAQVADLLEEDLIVETQLEYTGVGRKPIMLSLNGQAGYALGIDIDYGRISFTLSDLLGNCITSSIQELSTTDYSEVLQVVIETIKQLKATYADSRYGIVGVVIAIHGLVGKDEIIHYVPRFKWHDIDLKSAIETECQMDVHLENNANLSAFAERIFVHHEANNLLSTTFHSGIGLGMMMKDDFFRGHDGFAGEIGHMIVVPDGKPCNCGNKGCWEKYASESSIFEYLSEEKKIPNLTYEHIQRMIDEGDAAVHKVMDRFIYYISIGINNLINMYNPDVLVLDSELLRIYPDSITKISNNLTSSISHYREITLSAMGKKSCVMGACALAIKKFLDVPILNLSYEISQQNKS